From Aquisalimonas asiatica, the proteins below share one genomic window:
- a CDS encoding fumarylacetoacetate hydrolase family protein, producing the protein MHYVSVHDGISERWGIFSGDSALLAPRSRGWSATLLDFIRADTETRQWQTEQLQAGHGEDWRKEDIQLVAPLPRPPRNVMCLGLNYADHAAESQRAKGQELQRPDHPVVFTKATSSVTGPYTDIPLDTTLTTQLDWEVELGVVIGRGGRNIPEEQALEHVFGYTVVNDLSARDLQFRHKQFFLGKSLDGSCPMGPVIADRHAIADPHDLTLWCDVNGERQQSGTTADQLFRIPEAIAILSRVMTLEPGDIIATGTPSGVGFAQEPPRFLQPGDTVECGIQGIGVIRNRIVPATAPAA; encoded by the coding sequence ATGCACTATGTATCAGTTCACGACGGCATTTCCGAGCGCTGGGGCATCTTCAGCGGCGATTCCGCGCTGCTGGCGCCACGCAGCCGCGGCTGGTCCGCCACCCTCCTCGACTTCATCCGTGCCGACACCGAAACACGCCAGTGGCAGACGGAGCAGTTGCAGGCCGGTCACGGTGAAGACTGGCGCAAGGAGGACATCCAGCTGGTCGCGCCGCTGCCGCGGCCGCCGCGTAACGTCATGTGCCTCGGCCTGAACTACGCCGATCACGCCGCCGAATCCCAGCGCGCCAAGGGGCAGGAACTCCAGCGCCCGGATCACCCGGTGGTCTTCACCAAGGCCACCAGCAGCGTCACCGGCCCGTACACGGACATCCCGCTCGACACCACCCTCACCACCCAGCTCGACTGGGAAGTGGAACTGGGCGTCGTCATCGGCCGCGGTGGGCGCAACATCCCCGAGGAACAGGCCCTGGAGCACGTCTTCGGCTACACCGTTGTCAACGACCTCTCGGCGCGGGATCTGCAATTTCGCCACAAGCAGTTCTTCCTCGGCAAGAGCCTGGACGGAAGCTGCCCGATGGGGCCGGTCATCGCCGACCGCCACGCCATCGCCGACCCTCACGATCTGACCCTGTGGTGCGACGTCAACGGCGAGCGGCAGCAGAGCGGCACCACGGCGGATCAGCTCTTCCGCATCCCGGAGGCCATCGCCATTCTCTCCCGCGTGATGACCCTGGAGCCTGGTGACATCATCGCCACCGGCACGCCCAGCGGCGTGGGCTTCGCCCAGGAGCCGCCACGATTCCTGCAGCCCGGCGACACGGTGGAATGCGGCATCCAGGGCATCGGCGTGATCCGCAACCGGATCGTTCCGGCTACCGCGCCTGCTGCCTGA
- a CDS encoding CoA pyrophosphatase: MAIRKDNMTDSQYLCTAITRCLRDADDIHRPGFPVDTSSLRDAAVLVPLVERRGGLQVILTRRSEALTKHAGQISFPGGRVDPGDASPMAAALRECHEEIGLLSSGVDVLGSLPRYPTISGFMIHPFVGHVHNPGRLRAEPSEVAEIFEVPLAFFLDPANHQPHDVDVNGETYRLHAMPYGDYYIWGATAAILRELYQRLRSGAPDVFADVAEPVRQQAR; this comes from the coding sequence ATGGCGATCAGAAAGGACAACATGACGGACTCGCAATACCTCTGCACGGCGATCACGCGGTGCCTGCGCGATGCCGACGATATCCACCGGCCGGGTTTCCCGGTGGACACGTCGAGTCTGCGGGACGCCGCCGTGCTGGTGCCGCTGGTGGAGCGCCGCGGCGGATTGCAGGTCATTCTCACCCGGCGCAGTGAAGCGCTGACCAAACACGCCGGTCAGATCAGCTTTCCCGGCGGCCGTGTGGATCCGGGGGATGCTTCTCCCATGGCGGCGGCCCTGCGTGAGTGCCACGAGGAGATCGGGCTGTTGTCCAGCGGCGTGGATGTGCTTGGCAGCCTGCCGCGCTACCCCACGATCAGCGGCTTCATGATCCACCCCTTCGTGGGCCACGTGCACAATCCCGGCCGGCTGCGCGCGGAGCCCAGTGAGGTCGCGGAAATCTTCGAGGTGCCGTTGGCGTTTTTCCTGGACCCCGCCAACCACCAGCCCCATGACGTGGATGTGAACGGCGAGACCTACCGCCTGCACGCCATGCCCTACGGGGACTACTACATCTGGGGCGCCACCGCCGCAATCCTGCGCGAACTGTACCAGCGGTTGCGCTCCGGCGCGCCGGACGTGTTCGCGGACGTTGCAGAGCCGGTCAGGCAGCAGGCGCGGTAG
- a CDS encoding L,D-transpeptidase family protein, which translates to MVSGRALSQWMVALALCSLLSGPAVSDDTLEGDSVGESDAERDDDADRISNDRNVYELPDADVDVVGEVKTVMARREDTLLSIARQHGVGYEEIRRANPGVDVWLPGEGTPVTIPTRFVLPPGPREGIVVNLPEMRMYYYPEPDADGNRVVETYPISIGRMDWSTPIGETEVTMRLEDPAWFPPQSVRERAESEGRALPRRVDPGPDNPLGRYAIGLDVPGYFIHGTNRPAGVGMRATHGCIRMFPEDIESIVYRVNRGTNVRILNQPFKAGWSEAGDLYLQAYPSLDEDEDELAQKGVTPVVEVVAERLRERAARVDYPRLKEVAAEASGRPKSITRESASEELAKAD; encoded by the coding sequence ATGGTCTCTGGCCGCGCCCTGAGTCAATGGATGGTTGCTTTGGCGTTGTGTTCCCTCCTGAGCGGCCCGGCCGTGTCCGATGACACGCTCGAAGGCGACTCCGTGGGCGAGAGTGATGCCGAGCGTGACGACGACGCCGACCGGATCTCGAACGACAGGAATGTCTACGAGCTTCCGGATGCCGATGTGGATGTTGTCGGTGAGGTGAAAACCGTCATGGCGCGCCGGGAAGACACGCTGCTCAGCATCGCCCGTCAACACGGTGTCGGCTACGAGGAGATCCGCCGTGCGAACCCGGGTGTGGACGTCTGGCTGCCTGGCGAGGGCACGCCGGTGACCATTCCGACGCGGTTCGTGCTGCCTCCCGGCCCCCGGGAAGGGATCGTGGTCAATCTCCCCGAGATGCGCATGTATTACTACCCGGAGCCGGACGCGGACGGCAACCGGGTGGTGGAGACGTATCCGATCAGCATCGGCCGCATGGACTGGTCCACGCCCATTGGCGAGACGGAAGTGACCATGCGCCTGGAGGACCCGGCCTGGTTCCCGCCGCAGTCCGTGCGGGAGCGGGCGGAATCCGAGGGCCGGGCACTGCCGCGGCGCGTGGACCCGGGGCCGGACAATCCCCTGGGGCGGTACGCGATCGGCCTGGATGTGCCGGGATACTTCATTCACGGAACCAACCGGCCCGCCGGAGTCGGGATGCGTGCCACGCATGGCTGCATTCGCATGTTTCCCGAAGACATCGAATCCATCGTCTACCGGGTGAACCGCGGCACCAACGTCCGCATTCTGAACCAGCCGTTCAAGGCTGGCTGGTCCGAGGCGGGTGACCTCTACCTCCAGGCCTACCCGAGCCTGGACGAGGATGAGGACGAACTCGCGCAGAAGGGCGTGACACCGGTGGTCGAGGTGGTGGCCGAGCGGCTGCGGGAACGGGCCGCTCGGGTGGATTACCCGCGCCTCAAGGAAGTGGCGGCCGAAGCCAGCGGGCGTCCGAAATCAATTACCCGTGAGTCTGCCAGCGAGGAGCTT
- a CDS encoding S8 family serine peptidase — protein sequence MKTPCSLRLALTLALAAVALGACSSSGGGGSRSLPGFEGDDGHLRHINVVPRTRLHDETVVEPDNYGENQIIAVLSTDLGNDHREFTSRNDSTSRIHGDSYYLYDEDGGAFPEGVTLDDAVNPGNAVASLAAGRRFGVARDANILGVGVVRPDGYDQRGGAFDLTIKPDDMLDGITRATNHDADILAIHTVVTDNDAEARALGNAIRGAETVTVVPVPSRNELRGGSIDATGHFDSDTLKNLLIVGDVARNNRRPSNADVPPTAAARDRFLVAPGVAVPGAMGNDNDSARYSGSFAAMGLVAGAAALLNDYHQDVTDQEATPEKVTQRLLDTADRSFSGYSQATHGNGLLDVRAALTKPVGQQSLAGMQHHALPASQTQLGAAFGDALSDEPALARVLAVDSGDWPFLLDLRGRVRSHESWALDRHMDRLANMGWRHGEETPYGGYQITTGQSSGFSPDSYQRGYDSMRVWMDSGPWTVSLQSHADPSLATAYSALPELDGVRLMGGAPGAAHMASWREATGASLAWAPNARLTLGSQVWTGHDGDTPYRHIDDSPRVHRAELMAAIRPVTDVLIGVDVAQQNQSEGLLGGYGSAALQPGTGSTTTATGATVQWRAAPPLTLFSRYEHGWTDVDDTNGLITGFDRLQTRSTALGAIWQDGTDTRWGFVYSEPLRVRSGSVDLSIPHGFDGNGGVRFAEHTVRANPSGREQNFELFMDRPLPGQHSALRLNVMYQLEPGHVADAAPAWAAAGGYQLRF from the coding sequence ATGAAAACGCCCTGCTCGCTGCGCCTCGCACTCACTCTGGCGCTTGCCGCCGTCGCCCTGGGCGCGTGTTCATCCAGCGGCGGTGGCGGATCCCGCTCCCTGCCCGGCTTTGAAGGTGACGACGGCCATTTGCGTCACATCAATGTGGTCCCTCGGACCCGACTCCACGACGAGACGGTGGTTGAACCAGACAACTACGGTGAGAACCAGATCATCGCGGTGTTGAGTACGGATCTCGGAAATGACCACCGGGAATTCACGTCCAGGAATGACTCCACCTCACGCATTCACGGCGACTCGTACTACCTCTATGACGAGGACGGTGGCGCTTTCCCGGAAGGTGTAACGCTGGATGATGCAGTCAATCCGGGCAACGCCGTGGCGAGCCTAGCTGCAGGCCGACGATTCGGCGTTGCACGCGATGCCAACATCCTGGGCGTCGGAGTGGTCCGACCCGATGGCTACGATCAACGGGGCGGCGCCTTCGATCTCACCATCAAACCCGACGACATGCTTGATGGCATCACGCGTGCGACAAACCACGATGCAGACATCCTCGCCATCCACACCGTTGTCACAGACAACGATGCTGAGGCCAGAGCACTTGGAAACGCGATTCGTGGCGCCGAAACGGTAACTGTCGTTCCTGTACCCAGCCGGAACGAACTGCGCGGCGGCAGCATTGATGCCACCGGGCACTTTGACAGTGACACACTCAAGAATCTGCTGATTGTCGGCGATGTGGCCCGGAACAACCGGCGCCCCTCCAACGCCGACGTGCCGCCCACAGCCGCTGCACGTGATCGCTTTCTTGTGGCTCCGGGCGTCGCCGTGCCCGGCGCCATGGGCAATGACAATGACAGCGCCCGGTACTCCGGGTCGTTCGCGGCCATGGGGCTCGTAGCCGGAGCGGCGGCGTTGTTGAATGACTACCACCAGGACGTCACCGATCAGGAGGCAACACCGGAAAAGGTCACACAACGGCTTCTCGACACCGCCGACCGGTCGTTTTCGGGATACAGCCAGGCCACCCATGGCAATGGCCTCCTGGACGTCCGCGCGGCGCTAACGAAGCCAGTTGGACAACAGAGCCTGGCCGGCATGCAGCACCACGCCCTGCCCGCGTCGCAGACACAGCTCGGCGCCGCATTCGGGGACGCGCTGAGCGACGAGCCGGCGCTCGCCCGGGTGCTGGCCGTGGACTCCGGTGACTGGCCGTTCCTGCTCGACCTGCGCGGTCGGGTACGCAGCCACGAGTCCTGGGCGCTGGACCGGCACATGGACCGCCTGGCGAACATGGGCTGGCGACATGGCGAGGAGACGCCCTACGGCGGTTACCAGATCACCACCGGGCAGTCGTCGGGGTTTTCGCCGGACAGCTACCAGCGTGGCTACGATTCCATGCGCGTGTGGATGGACAGCGGGCCCTGGACGGTCTCTCTGCAAAGCCATGCCGACCCGTCTCTCGCAACGGCCTATTCGGCGCTGCCGGAGCTCGACGGTGTACGTCTCATGGGCGGCGCGCCGGGCGCCGCGCACATGGCAAGCTGGCGCGAGGCGACCGGCGCGTCTCTCGCCTGGGCCCCGAACGCGCGCCTCACCCTGGGCAGCCAGGTATGGACCGGCCACGACGGCGACACCCCCTATCGCCATATTGACGACAGCCCCCGCGTGCACCGGGCTGAGCTCATGGCAGCAATCCGCCCCGTCACGGATGTGCTGATCGGCGTCGACGTGGCCCAGCAGAACCAGTCCGAAGGGCTGCTCGGAGGATACGGCAGCGCTGCGCTCCAGCCCGGTACGGGGTCGACCACCACCGCCACCGGCGCGACAGTGCAATGGCGGGCCGCACCCCCGCTGACCCTCTTCTCCCGGTACGAGCACGGCTGGACCGACGTGGATGACACCAACGGGCTGATCACCGGCTTCGACCGCCTGCAGACACGCTCCACGGCGCTGGGCGCGATCTGGCAGGACGGCACCGATACCCGATGGGGATTCGTCTACAGCGAGCCCCTGCGGGTGCGCTCCGGCAGCGTCGACCTGAGCATTCCGCACGGCTTCGACGGCAACGGCGGCGTACGTTTCGCGGAGCATACTGTGCGCGCCAACCCGAGCGGCCGGGAGCAGAACTTCGAACTGTTCATGGACAGGCCACTTCCGGGCCAGCACAGCGCGCTACGCCTCAACGTCATGTATCAGCTGGAGCCCGGCCACGTGGCGGACGCCGCCCCCGCCTGGGCTGCCGCAGGCGGTTACCAGCTGCGCTTCTAG